The Oryzias melastigma strain HK-1 linkage group LG13, ASM292280v2, whole genome shotgun sequence genome window below encodes:
- the hic1 gene encoding hypermethylated in cancer 1 protein isoform X1: MIIKGDLDRMAEDIGYAGGGLKTMLDAMDVPSHSRDLLLQLNSQRTKGFLCDVIIVVQNALFRAHKNILAASSLYLKSLVVHDNLINLDHEMVSPGVFRVILDYIYTGRLSEGDPTSPTEPNLGAVLAAASYLQLLDLVALCKKKLRRNGKYPPRQAPAFLPYAKMGPNSMGFGSRYRVSTPVIQSCPPGGLLSTPRPHSLDELVPHRLAVHTGEIYAPTSNQSSQVFPPLPAALPAPLGRSANERNCSPSFGLDLSKKSPTSHSQFTPSQTHLTNSHNEEERDGTQSGRTSPMQDTNGRAFASEKLEASHSPPAFPHLNQPLGPHLPHLHRSGSQGTDRYPCPPSPETPTDGGEAGRERGNIYRWVKHEPLPYPAEDEDEDEDEEEGGENGEQHHNHHKPGEESEGGDDKSGSGTEETGSSEGRPSPTGPMGRFHMPYEPESFGDNVYVCIPCDKGFPSSEQLNAHVETHTEEELYGNSGGEMGNNNNITKNMSDNTNGYESLNSTLNSLSPLDNKSAQGLNSGGIAELIRPYRCSTCEKSYKDPATLRQHEKTHWLTRPYPCSICGKKFTQRGTMTRHMRSHLGLKPFACDSCGMRFTRQYRLTEHMRIHSGEKPYECQVCGGKFAQQRNLISHMKMHSNGGTGGGLTTDGKLKLDFSEGIYPLSKYAAEHLGLKQEKANELLIQAQQQLVADAKAIESLYPLSKLASEHLGLTHDKMDVLGQPLPPPLQALSEGRTIDRYSPS, from the coding sequence gtgGCGGACTGAAGACAATGCTGGATGCCATGGATGTTCCAAGTCATTCTAGGgatctcctcctgcagcttAACAGCCAGCGTACCAAAGGGTTCCTGTGCGATGTCATTATCGTGGTGCAAAACGCCCTCTTCAGAGCTCACAAGAACATTCTGGCTGCCAGCAGCCTCTACTTGAAGTCCTTGGTGGTTCATGATAACCTCATCAACTTAGACCATGAGATGGTCAGTCCTGGGGTCTTCAGGGTCATTCTGGACTATATCTATACAGGACGTCTGAGTGAAGGAGACCCTACTTCCCCCACTGAACCAAACCTCGGGGCTGTGTTGGCAGCAGCCAGCTACCTTCAACTGCTCGACTTAGTGGCCTTGTGCAAAAAGAAACTGAGAAGAAATGGAAAATACCCTCCCCGACAAGCTCCTGCCTTTCTGCCCTACGCCAAGATGGGGCCTAACAGCATGGGCTTTGGGAGTAGATACAGGGTTTCTACTCCTGTCATTCAGTCCTGTCCACCTGGAGGACTTTTGAGTACACCCAGACCACATTCACTAGACGAGCTGGTTCCCCATCGGCTGGCAGTTCACACCGGGGAAATATATGCTCCAACCTCCAACCAGAGCTCTCAGGTGTTCCCTCCACTACCAGCAGCTCTGCCCGCCCCGCTGGGACGCTCAGCTAATGAGAGGAACTGCTCCCCTAGCTTTGGCCTTGACCTTTCTAAGAAAAGCCCCACCTCCCATTCTCAGTTCACACCCTCCCAAACCCATCTGACAAACAGCCACAACGAAGAAGAACGGGATGGAACTCAAAGTGGACGCACGAGTCCCATGCAGGATACAAATGGGAGAGCCTTTGCATCAGAAAAACTTGAGGCCTCCCACAGCCCTCCAGCTTTCCCACATCTCAACCAGCCTCTTGGTCCCCATCTCCCTCACCTGCACCGCTCCGGTTCCCAGGGGACCGACCGCTACCCGTGCCCTCCAAGTCCCGAAACGCCCACAGACGGCGGAGAGGCTGGCAGAGAAAGGGGCAACATCTACCGCTGGGTGAAACACGAGCCACTGCCGTATCCAGCAGAGGATGAGGACGAGGACGAGGATGAAGAAGAAGGGGGTGAAAATGGAGAGCAGCATCACAATCACCACAAGCCAGGGGAGGAGAGCGAAGGAGGAGATGACAAGAGCGGATCAGGCACAGAGGAGACAGGCAGTAGCGAGGGTCGTCCATCGCCTACCGGACCAATGGGGAGGTTCCACATGCCGTATGAGCCGGAGAGCTTCGGGGACAATGTGTATGTGTGCATACCCTGCGACAAAGGCTTTCCCAGCTCAGAGCAGCTCAATGCTCACGTGGAGACGCACACAGAAGAGGAGCTATACGGCAACTCCGGAGGAGAGATGGGAAACAACAACAATATCACCAAGAACATGAGTGATAACACAAATGGCTATGAAAGCCTCAACAGCACTCTGAACAGTCTGTCTCCTCTGGACAACAAGTCCGCCCAAGGCCTGAATTCAGGCGGCATCGCTGAACTGATTCGACCTTACCGCTGTTCCACCTGTGAAAAGTCCTATAAAGATCCCGCCACTTTGCGGCAGCACGAGAAGACCCACTGGCTGACGCGGCCTTACCCCTGCAGCATTTGCGGCAAGAAGTTCACGCAGCGGGGCACCATGACGCGCCACATGCGCAGCCACCTGGGCCTTAAACCTTTCGCCTGCGACTCCTGCGGCATGCGCTTCACACGCCAATATCGCCTCACTGAGCACATGCGAATCCACTCTGGGGAGAAGCCCTACGAGTGTCAGGTGTGCGGGGGGAAGTTTGCCCAGCAACGCAACCTCATAAGCCACATGAAGATGCACAGCAACGGAGGGACCGGGGGCGGCCTGACCACCGACGGAAAGCTGAAGCTGGACTTTTCCGAGGGCATCTACCCGCTCAGTAAATACGCGGCGGAACACCTGGGGCTGAAGCAGGAGAAGGCCAACGAGCTTCTCATTCAAGCACAGCAGCAGTTGGTGGCAGATGCCAAGGCCATAGAGAGCCTCTACCCACTTTCCAAACTTGCCTCAGAGCATCTTGGCCTCACCCACGACAAAATGGATGTCCTGGGTCAACCACTGCCCCCTCCTCTACAAGCCCTCTCTGAGGGCCGCACCATTGACCGCTACTCCCCCAGCTAA
- the hic1 gene encoding hypermethylated in cancer 1 protein isoform X2 — translation MLDAMDVPSHSRDLLLQLNSQRTKGFLCDVIIVVQNALFRAHKNILAASSLYLKSLVVHDNLINLDHEMVSPGVFRVILDYIYTGRLSEGDPTSPTEPNLGAVLAAASYLQLLDLVALCKKKLRRNGKYPPRQAPAFLPYAKMGPNSMGFGSRYRVSTPVIQSCPPGGLLSTPRPHSLDELVPHRLAVHTGEIYAPTSNQSSQVFPPLPAALPAPLGRSANERNCSPSFGLDLSKKSPTSHSQFTPSQTHLTNSHNEEERDGTQSGRTSPMQDTNGRAFASEKLEASHSPPAFPHLNQPLGPHLPHLHRSGSQGTDRYPCPPSPETPTDGGEAGRERGNIYRWVKHEPLPYPAEDEDEDEDEEEGGENGEQHHNHHKPGEESEGGDDKSGSGTEETGSSEGRPSPTGPMGRFHMPYEPESFGDNVYVCIPCDKGFPSSEQLNAHVETHTEEELYGNSGGEMGNNNNITKNMSDNTNGYESLNSTLNSLSPLDNKSAQGLNSGGIAELIRPYRCSTCEKSYKDPATLRQHEKTHWLTRPYPCSICGKKFTQRGTMTRHMRSHLGLKPFACDSCGMRFTRQYRLTEHMRIHSGEKPYECQVCGGKFAQQRNLISHMKMHSNGGTGGGLTTDGKLKLDFSEGIYPLSKYAAEHLGLKQEKANELLIQAQQQLVADAKAIESLYPLSKLASEHLGLTHDKMDVLGQPLPPPLQALSEGRTIDRYSPS, via the coding sequence ATGCTGGATGCCATGGATGTTCCAAGTCATTCTAGGgatctcctcctgcagcttAACAGCCAGCGTACCAAAGGGTTCCTGTGCGATGTCATTATCGTGGTGCAAAACGCCCTCTTCAGAGCTCACAAGAACATTCTGGCTGCCAGCAGCCTCTACTTGAAGTCCTTGGTGGTTCATGATAACCTCATCAACTTAGACCATGAGATGGTCAGTCCTGGGGTCTTCAGGGTCATTCTGGACTATATCTATACAGGACGTCTGAGTGAAGGAGACCCTACTTCCCCCACTGAACCAAACCTCGGGGCTGTGTTGGCAGCAGCCAGCTACCTTCAACTGCTCGACTTAGTGGCCTTGTGCAAAAAGAAACTGAGAAGAAATGGAAAATACCCTCCCCGACAAGCTCCTGCCTTTCTGCCCTACGCCAAGATGGGGCCTAACAGCATGGGCTTTGGGAGTAGATACAGGGTTTCTACTCCTGTCATTCAGTCCTGTCCACCTGGAGGACTTTTGAGTACACCCAGACCACATTCACTAGACGAGCTGGTTCCCCATCGGCTGGCAGTTCACACCGGGGAAATATATGCTCCAACCTCCAACCAGAGCTCTCAGGTGTTCCCTCCACTACCAGCAGCTCTGCCCGCCCCGCTGGGACGCTCAGCTAATGAGAGGAACTGCTCCCCTAGCTTTGGCCTTGACCTTTCTAAGAAAAGCCCCACCTCCCATTCTCAGTTCACACCCTCCCAAACCCATCTGACAAACAGCCACAACGAAGAAGAACGGGATGGAACTCAAAGTGGACGCACGAGTCCCATGCAGGATACAAATGGGAGAGCCTTTGCATCAGAAAAACTTGAGGCCTCCCACAGCCCTCCAGCTTTCCCACATCTCAACCAGCCTCTTGGTCCCCATCTCCCTCACCTGCACCGCTCCGGTTCCCAGGGGACCGACCGCTACCCGTGCCCTCCAAGTCCCGAAACGCCCACAGACGGCGGAGAGGCTGGCAGAGAAAGGGGCAACATCTACCGCTGGGTGAAACACGAGCCACTGCCGTATCCAGCAGAGGATGAGGACGAGGACGAGGATGAAGAAGAAGGGGGTGAAAATGGAGAGCAGCATCACAATCACCACAAGCCAGGGGAGGAGAGCGAAGGAGGAGATGACAAGAGCGGATCAGGCACAGAGGAGACAGGCAGTAGCGAGGGTCGTCCATCGCCTACCGGACCAATGGGGAGGTTCCACATGCCGTATGAGCCGGAGAGCTTCGGGGACAATGTGTATGTGTGCATACCCTGCGACAAAGGCTTTCCCAGCTCAGAGCAGCTCAATGCTCACGTGGAGACGCACACAGAAGAGGAGCTATACGGCAACTCCGGAGGAGAGATGGGAAACAACAACAATATCACCAAGAACATGAGTGATAACACAAATGGCTATGAAAGCCTCAACAGCACTCTGAACAGTCTGTCTCCTCTGGACAACAAGTCCGCCCAAGGCCTGAATTCAGGCGGCATCGCTGAACTGATTCGACCTTACCGCTGTTCCACCTGTGAAAAGTCCTATAAAGATCCCGCCACTTTGCGGCAGCACGAGAAGACCCACTGGCTGACGCGGCCTTACCCCTGCAGCATTTGCGGCAAGAAGTTCACGCAGCGGGGCACCATGACGCGCCACATGCGCAGCCACCTGGGCCTTAAACCTTTCGCCTGCGACTCCTGCGGCATGCGCTTCACACGCCAATATCGCCTCACTGAGCACATGCGAATCCACTCTGGGGAGAAGCCCTACGAGTGTCAGGTGTGCGGGGGGAAGTTTGCCCAGCAACGCAACCTCATAAGCCACATGAAGATGCACAGCAACGGAGGGACCGGGGGCGGCCTGACCACCGACGGAAAGCTGAAGCTGGACTTTTCCGAGGGCATCTACCCGCTCAGTAAATACGCGGCGGAACACCTGGGGCTGAAGCAGGAGAAGGCCAACGAGCTTCTCATTCAAGCACAGCAGCAGTTGGTGGCAGATGCCAAGGCCATAGAGAGCCTCTACCCACTTTCCAAACTTGCCTCAGAGCATCTTGGCCTCACCCACGACAAAATGGATGTCCTGGGTCAACCACTGCCCCCTCCTCTACAAGCCCTCTCTGAGGGCCGCACCATTGACCGCTACTCCCCCAGCTAA